From Oreochromis niloticus isolate F11D_XX linkage group LG1, O_niloticus_UMD_NMBU, whole genome shotgun sequence, a single genomic window includes:
- the prrg4 gene encoding transmembrane gamma-carboxyglutamic acid protein 4: MAMLLHMFVLFQFFTCGDLAFVGQLPSENEESQDQVFVDEGHANSFLGRHLLFNRFDFEMFVPGNLERECIEEICNYEEAREVFENIPDTDRFWKDYTAEKGGRPSRVDVVALLVGLIAGGVAIVIFGIIVWLLCQRRWKGNLSHTSSIRVRQRRSNASLIVRRLEEVSLHPVPPSDDPPGLPSYEQAIATNGPHDAPPPPYPGSRTGSTRH; encoded by the exons ATGGCAATGTTGCTTCATATGTTTGttctttttcaatttttcacCTGTGGAGATCTGGCCTTTGTGGGGCAGTTACCTTCCGAAAATGAAGAATCACAAGACCAAG TGTTTGTAGATGAGGGGCACGCAAATTCTTTCCTGGGTCGGCACCTGCTGTTTAACCGGTTTGACTTTGAAATGTTCGTACCTGGAAACTTGGAAAGGGAGTGTATTGAAGAAATCTGTAATTACGAGGAAGCAAGGGAGGTGTTTGAAAACATCCCAGATACA gaTAGATTTTGGAAGGATTACACTGCAG AAAAAGGTGGCCGCCCTTCACGTGTTGATGTGGTAGCTCTTTTGGTGGGACTCATTGCTGGTGGAGTGGCCATTGTTATCTTTGGCATCATAGTATGGCTTTTGTGTCAGCGCAGATGGAAGGGTAACTTAAGCCATACAAG TTCCATTAGGGTGCGCCAGAGGAGGAGTAATGCTTCTCTAATAGTGCGAAGGCTAGAGGAGGTCTCCCTGCACCCTGTGCCTCCCTCCGACGACCCACCCGGGCTTCCTTCCTATGAACAAGCAATCGCGACAAATGGGCCGCATGatgcccctcctcctccttatcCTGG ctcaCGAACTGGGAGTACTCGGCACTAG
- the eif3m gene encoding eukaryotic translation initiation factor 3 subunit M, with protein MSVPAFIDITEEDQASELRAYIKSKGAEISEENAEGGLHVDLAQIIEACDVCLRDDDKDVESVMNSIVSLLLILETDKQEALIESLCEKLVKFREGERPSLRMQLLSNLFHGMDENTPVRYTVFCSLIKVAATCNAISFIPTDLDQVRKWIVDWNLNTEKKHTLLRLVYEALVDCKKSEAAAKVMVELLGSYTEDNASQARVDAHRCIVRALKDPNTFLFDHLLTLKPVRFLEGELIHDLLTIFVSAKLAAYVKFYQNNKDFIDSLGLSHEQNMAKMRLLTFMGMAVEFKEISFDTMQQELQIGADDVEAFVIDAVRTKMVYCKIDQTQRKVVVSHSTHRTFGKQQWQQLYDSLSSWKANLATVKTSLQALSPSA; from the exons ATGAGCGTACCAGCATTTATCGACATAACGGAAGAAGATCAG GCTTCAGAGCTGAGAGCCTATATTAAATCTAAAGGAGCTGAAATCTCAGAGGAGAACGCTGAAGGCGGTCTTCATGTAGATCTGGCTCAGATCATCGAGGCGTGCGATGTCTGCCTTAGAGACGATGATAAAG ATGTTGAGAGCGTGATGAACAGCATCGTGTCTCTGCTGTTGATCCTGGAGACAGACAAGCAGGAGGCTCTTATTGAAAGCCTATGTGAGAAGCTTGTGAAGTTCCGTGAAGGAGAGAGACCCTCCCTCAGAATGCAGCT GCTGAGTAACTTGTTCCATGGCATGGATGAGAACACTCCCGTGAGGTACACAGTCTTCTGCAGCCTCATCAAAGTGGCCGCCACCTGTAACGCCATATCCTTCATCCCCACTGACCTTGATCAG GTGCGCAAGTGGATTGTTGACTGGAACctgaacacagagaagaagcacACACTTTTGAGGCTGGTATATGAAGCACTTGTTGACTGCAAGAAAAG CGAAGCTGCAGCAAAAGTGATGGTTGAGCTACTTGGAAGTTACACAGAAGACAATGCTTCACAAGCACGCGTTGATGCCCACAG ATGTATCGTCCGTGCTCTCAAAGATCCCAACACTTTCCTGTTTGACCACCTGCTCACCCTGAAACCTGTTCGCTTCCTCGAGGGGGAACTCATCCATGAC ctattaaCCATCTTTGTGAGCGCCAAATTGGCAGCATATGTCAAATTTTACCAGAATAACAAAGACTTCATTGATTCTCTTG GCCTGTCTCATGAGCAAAACATGGCCAAGATGCGTCTGCTGACATTCATGGGCATGGCGGTGGAATTCAAGGAGATCTCCTTTGATACCATGCAGCAGGAACTGCAGATTGGAGCCGATGACGTTGAGGCTTTTGTCATTGACG CTGTTCGGACCAAAATGGTATACTGCAAAATCGACCAAACACAGCGAAAGGTTGTTGTGAG CCACAGCACACACCGCACCTTTGGCAAGCAGCAGTGGCAGCAGCTGTACGACAGCCTCAGCTCCTGGAAGGCCAACCTAGCAACCGTCAAGACCAGTCTGCAAGCCCTGTCACCTTCCGCTTAA
- the wt1b gene encoding LOW QUALITY PROTEIN: WT1 transcription factor b (The sequence of the model RefSeq protein was modified relative to this genomic sequence to represent the inferred CDS: inserted 1 base in 1 codon): MLTEPCGTMSLGSDLTLLQPAPPVPSLPGAGGGCGMSVGGAXWTQMLDLHPGSPYSSLPSHHSLIKQEPGWGTADPIEDPHCGLGAFTVHFTGQFTGSGPCRTGAFGEPPSNQPRMFPNGTYLPSCVDSPPTPRNQGYGAVGLDSNPSYGHTPSHHTPQLSSLSFKHEETLSPPNSIVDQQFPAPNPMFGCHNPSDSCPSSQALLLRNYNSDNLYQMASQLECVTWNQMNSLASSIKSGHPTSYDSDPIPPPPPMLVSTQYHIHTHGVFRGLQDVRRVSGITSPVAKTSEASEKRPFVCAYPGCSKRYFKLSHLQMHGRKHTGEKPYQCDFTDCGRRFSRSDQLKRHQRRHTGVKPFQCETCQRKFSRSDHLKTHTRTHTGEKPFTCRWSNCQKKFARSDELVRHHSMHQRNLTKLQPAI, translated from the exons ATGTTGACCGAACCGTGTGGAACCATGTCACTGGGCTCAGATCTGACCCTTTTACAACCTGCGCCTCCTGTGCCATCCTTACCAGGAGCTGGTGGCGGCTGTGGGATGTCTGTTGGCGGGG CGTGGACCCAGATGCTGGACCTCCACCCTGGCTCTCCATACAGCTCCCTGCCCTCCCACCATTCCCTCATCAAGCAGGAGCCTGGCTGGGGGACCGCTGATCCGATAGAGGACCCTCACTGTGGACTTGGGGCCTTCACAGTGCATTTCACTGGCCAATTTACAGGCTCAGGCCCCTGTCGGACCGGGGCCTTTGGAGAACCACCTTCAAACCAGCCAAGAATGTTTCCCAATGGAACCTACCTGCCCAGCTGTGTGGACAGCCCTCCTACACCTAGGAATCAGG gttATGGAGCAGTCGGTTTAGACAGCAATCCTAGTTACGGTCACACGCCGTCTCACCACACTCCTCAGCTCTCCAGCCTGTCATTCAAACACGAGGAGACACTGTCACCGCCAAACAGCATAG TTGACCAGCAATTTCCAGCGCCTAATCCTATGTTCGGCTGCCATAATCCTTCAGACTCTTGTCCGAGCAGCCAAGCGCTGCTGCTGCGAAATTACAACAG TGATAACCTGTACCAAATGGCATCTCAGCTGGAGTGTGTAACATGGAACCAAATGAACTCCCTGGCATCATCTATAAAGAG CGGCCATCCAACCAGCTATGACAGTGACCCCATACCCCCACCTccacccatgcttgtcagcacCCAGTACCACATACACACCCACGGCGTCTTCAGAGGACTTCAG GATGTCAGACGGGTATCTGGTATCACTTCCCCTGTTGCGAAGACTTCAGAGGCCAGTGAAAAGAGACCGTTTGTGTGCGCTTATCCCGGCTGCAGCAAGAGATACTTCAAACTGTCCCATCTGCAGATGCATGGCCGCAAACACACAG gagagaaaccataccaGTGTGATTTCACAGACTGCGGCCGCAGATTCTCTCGCTCGGACCAGTTAAAGAGACACCAGCGCAGACACACAG GAGTGAAGCCCTTTCAGTGTGAGACGTGTCAGAGAAAGTTTTCACGGTCAGATCATCTTAAGACACACACTCGGACTCATACAG GTGAGAAGCCCTTTACATGCCGCTGGTCCAACTGTCAGAAGAAGTTTGCCCGCTCTGACGAGCTGGTGCGCCACCACAGCATGCACCAGAGGAACCTGACCAAGCTGCAGCCTGCCATCTGa